The Stigmatella ashevillena genomic sequence CCTTCCTGTCCTTCGAGAAGGATCGCTATCCCGAGGTGGAGGGAGAGGGACTGCCGGGGCTCGCACTGGCCTACCGGCTCGAGGAGGGGGGCTGGAAGCGCATCGAGACGAAGGCCAGCACCTTCGATTCGGACATCTCCCTGGGAACGGGGGTGCTGGACACGCTGAAGGCGCTGTCGCCGGTCATCAAGGCCTCTCCGTCGAGGGACATGCCCGGAGAGGACGTTTCGGAGAGCGCCGTGCCGAAGTTGGATGCCGCCTTCCCGGGGTTGGACGAGTCCGGAGAGTGGAAGGCCCTGCCCACCCCCGGGGGACTGCTCTACTACCGGGGCACGCTGGGCGGGGAGTTCCTCTACCCCTCCGTGCCCATGGCGTGGGAGCAGGACGGGAAGCTGGTGCCGTTGGAGGGGTTGCAGGCCAAGGAAGGAGACTTCCTGGACCTGTTCCTTCAAGACGGGGCGTTGCTGACCGGCATCCACGGGGACACACGCGCGGTCCAGGTCTGGGATACGCGGACGAAGGAGCGCCTCCTGTCCGTCGAAGGCGCCGTGGCCCCTGCGTTCTGGCCGAAGGCTTCTGCTCCCTGACATGGCGGCCCCCGTCGACATGGACGCCCGGCCGGTGAAACCCGGCCTTCACCGCCACCTGTATGTGCAGGTGCTGGCCGCGATCGCGGCCGGCGCGCTGCTCGGCCACTTCTTTCCCAGCGTGGGCGAGTCCCTGAAGCCCCTGGGCGATGCCTTCATCAAGCTCGTGAAGATGATCATCGCGCCGGTCATCTTCCTGACCGTGGTGACGGGTATCGCGGGCACGAAGGACCTCGACAAGGTGGGCCGCATTGCCCTCAAGGCGTTCGCGTACTTCCTCACCTTCTCGACGGCCGCGCTGATCATCGGGCTGGTGGTCGCCAACGTGGTCCGGCCGGGCGATGGGATGCACATCGATCCGAAGACGCTCGATGCCGGTGCGGTCTCTCTGTATACCTCCAAGGCGCACAACCAGAGCCTCGTGGGGTTTCTGCTGGGCATCATCCCGGTGACGGTCGTCAGCGCCTTCGCCGAGGGCGAAATCCTTCAGGTGCTGTTCGTCTCCATCCTGTTCGGCATCGCCCTGGCGCTCGTGGGCGACCGGGGCCGGCCGGTGCTGGAGCTGCTGGGCTCGCTCAGCGCCGCGTTCTTCCGCCTGGTGGCGATCCTGATGAAGGCCGCCCCCATTGGCGCCTTTGGGGCCTTTGCCTTCACCATCGGCAAGTACGGCCTGGGCTCCATCGTGAACCTGGCGGCGCTCGTCGCCACCTTCTATGTGACCGCGGCGCTCTTCGTGCTCGTGGTGCTGGGGGGGGTGGCCCGCTTCAACGGCTTTTCCATCCTGGCGCTGCTCCGGTACCTCAAGGCGGAGCTGTTTCTCGTGCTGGGCACCAGCTCGTCCGAGGCCGCCCTGCCCAGCCTGATGGAGAAGCTGGAGCGGGCGGGTTGCTCGAAGCAGATCGTCGGGTTGGTGGTGCCGACCGGCTACTCCTTCAACCTCGACGGCACCAACATCTATATGACGCTGGCGGCGCTGTTCATCGCCCAGGCGACCGACACCCACCTCTCCCTGGGCAGCCAGGTCCTGTTGTTGCTCGTGGCCATGCTGAGCTCCAAGGGGGCGGCGGGCGTGACGGGGGCGGGGTTCATCACCCTGGCGGCCACCCTGTCCGTCGTCCCCACCGTGCCCGTGGCCGGCATCGCGTTGATCCTCGGCATCGACCGGTTCATGTCGGAGTGCCGCGCCCTGACCAATGTCATCGGCAATGCCGTGGCGACCATCGTCGTGGCCAACTGGGAGCGGGGGCTCGATCGCGAGCAGCTCGCCGAGGCGCTGAGGGGCCAGCCTCAGGGGCAGCGCTCCGTCCAGGCCCCCTGACAACGGAGGCGCAGGGGTGCGCGGGTGGACACATCCGCCGCATTTCGGGGGCCCGGCGCAGGGGCCACTGGTCAGCAGCCGGCGAGGCGGCATGCTTCCGCTGGATGCGCCGGGGATGGCAGCGCAGTATCCATGGAGGGGAGGCTTCAGATGGGACAGGAGACGAAGGCGGTGGAACCGGGTGGCGCCGTGGTGCTCTTCGATGGCGTCTGCAACCTGTGCAATAGCACCATCAACTTCATCATCGACCGGGACCCCTCCTCGCACTTCCGCTTCGCCGCCTTGCAGTCTCCCCAGGCGGCGGAGCTCCTGGCCCCCCTGGGCCGCGCTCCCGAGGGCGAGCCGCAGAGCATCTTTCTGGTGGAAGGCGGCAAGCTCTACGAGCGGTCCACTGCGGCCTTGCGCATCGCCCGGCGCATGGGCGGCGCGTGGAAGGGGCTCTACGTCTTCATCGTGGTTCCCACGCCGCTGCGCGATGCCGTCTACCGCTTCATCGCGAACCACCGGTACCGCTGGTTCGGCAAGGCGGATGTCTGTCGCATGCCCACGCCGGAGCTGCGCGCGCGGTTTCTCTAGCGGCCGGGGTGGTGACACCCGACACCAGGTGGTGACAACCGTTGTCCTCCCCCCTCTGGTGACAATTGTCACCACCTTCACCCAGGTTGGGAGGGGGTGGAGGTCTAGGGAGCAGCCAACCCCCTAGAAACCCATGTCGACGCACTTTTCTTGCTTTCTGCGTACATGGCATGACCGTCGCAATGGGGGAGTGCATGTCCCTCGCGCCTATCTCCTCCCGGAAGCCGGTTGCCCCCCCGCCCCCTGTTGAGCAGAAGAACGCCGTCGAGAAGAACGAGAAGAAGCCCGAGCAGGTGGTTCCGCCTCCCGAGCCGAAGTTGGCTCCGGCCCCGGCCCCGCTGCGCCAGGACCAGGACACCTTCGAGCCCGCCGCCAGCGCCGCCGTCGCGGGCGCGCGCAGCATGTTCGTCATCCCCCAGGGGACGCCCGCCGAGGACGTGAAGCGCATCCAGGGCACCCTCGCCGCCGGGGCAAAGGCCATCGAGAACGCCCGTCCCAGCGCCGAGGCCGCCCAGCCGCAGAGCGTCTCGGGCGAGGAGCTCGCGAAGCAGGAAGTGGATGTGAAGACGGCGGGGGATCGCCGCAAGGACATCGAGGACACCCAGCGCAAGCTGCACGAGGAGACCACGAAGAAGGCGGATGAGGTCTTCTCCCAGGCGGATGGCTCGGGGTTCGTTCCTTCGGGCACCGAGGTGAAGAAACTCTCGGACTCCGAGGCGGAGCTCGTGCGCCGCAACGACAAGGGCGACATGCTCGAGCGCACCGTGGCCACCCGGGGGCCGGATGGCGCGGTGGCCTTGGACACGTCCAGCTATGAGGACGGCGTCAACCGGCGGGACCGGGTGGCGACGAAGGGAGATGGCAGCTCGCGCGTCCAGCGCGCCGAGTGGGCGTCCGAGACGAACGAGGTGGCCCAGCCCAAGTCCTTTGAGGACATCGAGAAGGCGCGCGACCGCAACCTCACCTACTCCAGCAATGACGTGCGCTACGAGGAAGGCCGGCTCA encodes the following:
- a CDS encoding dicarboxylate/amino acid:cation symporter, encoding MAAPVDMDARPVKPGLHRHLYVQVLAAIAAGALLGHFFPSVGESLKPLGDAFIKLVKMIIAPVIFLTVVTGIAGTKDLDKVGRIALKAFAYFLTFSTAALIIGLVVANVVRPGDGMHIDPKTLDAGAVSLYTSKAHNQSLVGFLLGIIPVTVVSAFAEGEILQVLFVSILFGIALALVGDRGRPVLELLGSLSAAFFRLVAILMKAAPIGAFGAFAFTIGKYGLGSIVNLAALVATFYVTAALFVLVVLGGVARFNGFSILALLRYLKAELFLVLGTSSSEAALPSLMEKLERAGCSKQIVGLVVPTGYSFNLDGTNIYMTLAALFIAQATDTHLSLGSQVLLLLVAMLSSKGAAGVTGAGFITLAATLSVVPTVPVAGIALILGIDRFMSECRALTNVIGNAVATIVVANWERGLDREQLAEALRGQPQGQRSVQAP
- a CDS encoding thiol-disulfide oxidoreductase DCC family protein; its protein translation is MGQETKAVEPGGAVVLFDGVCNLCNSTINFIIDRDPSSHFRFAALQSPQAAELLAPLGRAPEGEPQSIFLVEGGKLYERSTAALRIARRMGGAWKGLYVFIVVPTPLRDAVYRFIANHRYRWFGKADVCRMPTPELRARFL